A single region of the Pseudomonas sp. VD-NE ins genome encodes:
- the kdgD gene encoding 5-dehydro-4-deoxyglucarate dehydratase, with protein MNPQELKSILSAGLLSFPVTDFNAQGDFNRAGYIKRLEWLAPYGASALFAAGGTGEFFSLAASEYSEIIKTAVDTCETSVPILAGVGGSTRQAIEYAQEAERLGAKGLLLLPHYLTEASQDGVAAHVEAVCKSVNIGVVVYNRNVCRLTAPLLERLAERCPNLIGYKDGLGDIELMVSIRRRLGDRFSYLGGLPTAEVYAAAYKALGVPVYSSAVFNFIPKTAMDFYHAIAREDHTTVGKIIDDFFLPYLDIRNRKAGYAVSIVKAGAKIAGYDAGPVRAPLTDLTGEEYEMLAALIDKQGAQ; from the coding sequence ATGAATCCACAAGAACTGAAGTCCATCCTCTCTGCCGGCCTGCTGTCTTTCCCGGTGACCGATTTCAACGCGCAGGGCGATTTCAACCGCGCGGGCTACATCAAACGCCTGGAATGGCTGGCTCCGTATGGCGCTTCAGCCTTGTTCGCCGCCGGCGGCACCGGTGAGTTCTTCTCCCTGGCCGCCAGCGAATACTCGGAAATCATCAAGACTGCCGTCGACACCTGCGAAACCAGCGTGCCGATTCTGGCCGGCGTCGGCGGTTCGACCCGTCAGGCCATCGAATACGCTCAGGAAGCCGAGCGTCTGGGCGCCAAAGGTCTGTTGCTGCTGCCGCACTACCTGACCGAAGCGAGCCAGGACGGTGTTGCCGCTCACGTTGAAGCCGTGTGTAAATCGGTCAACATTGGCGTGGTCGTTTACAACCGCAACGTTTGCCGCTTGACCGCGCCGCTGCTGGAACGTCTGGCCGAGCGCTGCCCGAACCTGATCGGTTACAAGGATGGTCTGGGCGATATCGAGTTGATGGTGTCGATCCGTCGCCGCCTCGGTGATCGCTTCAGCTACCTGGGTGGTCTGCCGACCGCCGAAGTCTATGCCGCTGCCTACAAGGCGCTGGGCGTGCCGGTCTACTCTTCGGCGGTGTTCAACTTCATCCCGAAAACCGCGATGGACTTCTACCACGCGATCGCCCGTGAAGATCACACCACCGTCGGCAAGATCATCGACGACTTCTTCCTGCCGTACCTCGACATCCGCAACCGCAAGGCCGGTTACGCCGTGAGCATCGTCAAGGCAGGCGCGAAAATCGCTGGCTATGACGCAGGCCCGGTGCGGGCGCCGCTGACCGACCTGACCGGTGAAGAGTACGAAATGCTCGCCGCGCTGATCGACAAGCAAGGTGCGCAGTAA
- a CDS encoding aldehyde dehydrogenase family protein has translation MTNAKRYDNYINGEWVAGADYSANINPSELSDTIGDYAKADLTQVHAAIDAARAAFPAYSTSGIQARHDSLDKVGTEILARREELGTLLAREEGKTLPEAIGEVTRAGNIFKFFAGECLRLSGDYVPSVRPGVNVEVTREALGVVGLITPWNFPIAIPAWKIAPALAYGNCVVLKPADLVPGCAWALAEIISRAGFPAGVFNLVMGSGRVVGDALVQSPKVDGISFTGSVGVGRQIAVNCVSRQAKVQLEMGGKNPQIILDDADLKQAVELSVQSAFYSTGQRCTASSRLIVTAGIHDKFVEAMAERMKSIKVGHALKSGTDIGPVVSQAQLEQDMKYIDIGQSEGARLVSGGGLVTCDTEGYFLAPTLFADSEASMRISREEIFGPVANIVRVADYDAALAMANDTEFGLSAGIATTSLKYANHFKRHSQAGMVMVNLPTAGVDYHVPFGGRKGSSYGSREQGRYAQEFYTVVKTSYIGS, from the coding sequence GTGACAAATGCAAAACGCTACGACAACTACATCAACGGCGAATGGGTTGCCGGTGCCGACTATTCGGCCAACATCAACCCATCCGAACTGAGCGACACCATCGGTGACTACGCCAAGGCTGATCTGACCCAGGTTCACGCCGCCATCGACGCCGCCCGCGCAGCATTCCCGGCGTATTCGACTTCGGGTATTCAGGCCCGTCACGATTCGCTGGATAAAGTCGGTACGGAAATTCTCGCTCGTCGCGAAGAGCTCGGCACCCTGCTGGCCCGGGAAGAGGGCAAGACCCTGCCCGAAGCCATCGGCGAAGTGACCCGCGCCGGTAACATTTTCAAGTTCTTCGCCGGCGAATGCCTGCGCTTGTCCGGCGACTACGTGCCGTCGGTGCGCCCGGGCGTCAACGTTGAAGTGACTCGCGAAGCACTGGGTGTGGTCGGTCTGATCACCCCGTGGAACTTCCCGATCGCCATTCCTGCATGGAAAATCGCCCCGGCGCTGGCCTACGGCAACTGCGTGGTGTTGAAGCCGGCCGATCTGGTGCCGGGCTGCGCGTGGGCACTGGCGGAAATCATCTCCCGCGCAGGCTTCCCGGCCGGCGTGTTCAACCTGGTGATGGGCAGCGGTCGCGTGGTTGGCGATGCGCTGGTGCAGAGCCCGAAAGTCGACGGCATCAGCTTCACCGGTTCGGTCGGTGTGGGTCGGCAGATCGCGGTCAACTGCGTGTCGCGCCAGGCCAAGGTTCAGCTGGAAATGGGCGGCAAGAACCCGCAGATCATTCTCGACGACGCCGACCTCAAGCAAGCGGTCGAGCTGTCGGTGCAGAGCGCGTTCTACTCCACCGGTCAGCGTTGCACCGCGTCGAGCCGTTTGATCGTCACCGCCGGGATTCATGACAAGTTCGTTGAAGCCATGGCCGAGCGCATGAAGTCGATCAAGGTCGGCCACGCACTGAAATCCGGCACCGACATCGGTCCAGTGGTTTCCCAGGCGCAGCTTGAACAGGACATGAAGTACATCGATATCGGCCAGTCCGAAGGTGCGCGTCTGGTCAGCGGCGGAGGCTTGGTGACCTGCGACACCGAGGGTTACTTCCTCGCGCCAACCCTGTTTGCCGACAGTGAAGCGTCGATGCGCATCAGCCGCGAAGAGATCTTCGGCCCGGTGGCCAACATCGTTCGCGTGGCTGACTACGACGCAGCGCTGGCGATGGCCAACGACACCGAGTTCGGGCTGTCGGCGGGTATTGCAACCACCTCGTTGAAGTACGCCAACCACTTCAAGCGTCACTCGCAGGCCGGGATGGTGATGGTCAACCTGCCGACCGCTGGCGTGGATTACCACGTTCCGTTCGGTGGCCGTAAGGGTTCATCCTATGGATCACGTGAGCAAGGCCGCTATGCGCAAGAGTTTTACACGGTCGTGAAGACCAGCTACATCGGTTCCTGA
- a CDS encoding MFS transporter — MQSSKPTHVRYLILLMLFLVTTINYADRATIAIAGSSLQKDLGIDAVTLGYIFSAFGWAYVAGQIPGGWLLDRFGSKKVYALSIFTWSLFTVLQGFVGEFGMSTAIVALFMLRFLVGLAEAPSFPGNARIVAAWFPTAERGTASAIFNSAQYFATVLFAPLMGWIVYSFGWEHVFIVMGVFGIVFSGIWLKVIHSPRQHPLANEAEVQFIADNGGMVDMDVKQGKKADGPKWDYIRQLLTNRMMLGVYLGQYCINGITYFFLTWFPVYLVQERGMTILKAGFIASLPAICGFIGGVLGGVISDYLLRKGHSLTFARKAPIIAGLLVSSSIVACNYVDVEWMVVGFMALAFFGKGVGALGWAVVSDTSPKQIAGLSGGLFNTFGNIASITTPIVIGYIISSTGSFKWALVFVGANALVAVFSYLVIVGPIKRVVLKEPPTNGGTEATGKLSQAHS, encoded by the coding sequence ATGCAATCGTCCAAGCCGACTCACGTCCGCTATTTGATCCTGCTCATGCTGTTTCTGGTGACCACGATCAACTACGCCGACCGCGCCACGATCGCCATCGCCGGCTCCAGCCTGCAAAAAGATCTGGGCATCGACGCAGTCACCCTCGGCTACATCTTCTCCGCATTCGGTTGGGCCTACGTGGCCGGGCAAATTCCCGGTGGCTGGCTGCTCGATCGCTTCGGCTCGAAAAAAGTCTATGCGCTGAGCATTTTCACCTGGTCGCTGTTCACCGTGCTGCAAGGCTTTGTCGGTGAATTCGGTATGTCCACGGCGATCGTCGCGCTGTTCATGCTGCGCTTCCTGGTCGGTCTGGCTGAAGCGCCTTCCTTCCCCGGCAACGCGCGCATCGTCGCCGCTTGGTTCCCGACCGCTGAACGCGGCACCGCTTCGGCGATCTTCAACTCGGCGCAATACTTTGCCACCGTGTTGTTCGCACCGCTGATGGGCTGGATCGTGTACTCCTTCGGTTGGGAACACGTGTTCATTGTCATGGGCGTGTTCGGCATCGTCTTCTCGGGCATCTGGCTGAAGGTTATCCACAGCCCGCGCCAACACCCGCTGGCCAACGAAGCCGAAGTGCAGTTCATTGCCGACAACGGCGGCATGGTCGACATGGACGTCAAGCAAGGCAAAAAGGCTGATGGCCCGAAATGGGATTACATCCGCCAGTTGCTGACCAACCGCATGATGCTTGGCGTGTATCTGGGTCAATACTGCATCAACGGCATCACCTATTTCTTTCTGACCTGGTTCCCGGTGTACCTGGTGCAAGAGCGTGGCATGACCATTCTCAAGGCCGGTTTCATCGCCTCGTTGCCGGCAATCTGCGGCTTCATCGGCGGCGTGCTCGGCGGGGTGATTTCCGATTACCTGCTGCGCAAGGGCCACTCGCTGACCTTCGCTCGTAAAGCACCGATCATCGCTGGCCTGCTGGTTTCCAGCAGTATCGTGGCCTGCAACTATGTCGATGTGGAGTGGATGGTGGTTGGCTTCATGGCTCTGGCCTTCTTCGGCAAAGGCGTTGGCGCACTGGGCTGGGCGGTGGTTTCCGACACCTCGCCAAAACAGATCGCCGGTCTGAGCGGTGGCCTGTTCAACACCTTCGGCAACATCGCTTCGATTACCACGCCGATCGTGATTGGCTACATCATCAGCTCCACCGGTTCGTTCAAGTGGGCGCTGGTGTTTGTCGGTGCCAACGCACTGGTGGCGGTGTTCAGCTACCTGGTCATCGTCGGCCCGATCAAACGTGTGGTACTCAAAGAACCGCCAACCAACGGCGGTACTGAAGCCACCGGTAAATTGTCTCAAGCGCATTCCTGA
- the garD gene encoding galactarate dehydratase yields MQLIEHSDSPRHIRLHERDNVVVVVNDQGAPAGTEFADGLVTLEFVPQSHKVTLEDIPEGGRVIRYGQVIGYALQPIRRGSWVKEDQLRMPTAPPLDSLPLSTEVPDAQAPLEGFTFEGYRNADGTVGTRNILGITTTVQCVTGVLDHAVKRIKEELLPKYPHVDDVVALTHSYGCGVAITATDAYIPIRTVRNLARNPNLGGEALVISLGCEKLQAGQVMHEDDASVDLSDPWLYRLQDSSHGFTEMIEQIMALAEVRLKKLDQRRRETVPASELILGMQCGGSDAFSGITANPALGYASDLLLRAGATVMFSEVTEVRDAIYLLTSRAESKTVAEELVREMDWYDRYLAKGEADRSANTTPGNKKGGLSNIVEKSLGSIVKSGSSAINGVLGPGERFKQKGLIFCATPASDFVCGTLQLAAGMNLHVFTTGRGTPYGLAMAPVVKVSTRTELAQRWPDLIDIDAGRIATGRATIEELGWELFHYYLDVASGKQQTWAEKHKLHNDITLFNPAPIT; encoded by the coding sequence ATGCAGTTGATTGAACATTCCGACTCGCCGCGCCACATCCGCCTGCACGAGCGGGACAATGTGGTGGTAGTGGTCAACGACCAGGGCGCACCGGCCGGCACTGAATTTGCCGATGGCCTGGTGACGCTGGAATTTGTGCCGCAGAGCCACAAGGTCACCCTTGAAGACATTCCCGAGGGCGGCCGGGTGATTCGCTACGGTCAGGTGATTGGCTACGCGTTGCAGCCGATTCGCCGTGGCAGTTGGGTCAAGGAAGATCAACTGCGCATGCCGACCGCGCCGCCGCTGGACAGCCTCCCGCTGTCCACCGAGGTGCCGGACGCACAGGCACCGCTGGAAGGTTTCACCTTCGAGGGTTATCGCAACGCCGACGGCACCGTCGGCACGCGCAATATTCTTGGCATCACCACCACGGTGCAGTGCGTCACCGGCGTGCTTGATCACGCGGTGAAACGCATCAAGGAAGAACTGCTGCCGAAGTACCCGCATGTCGATGACGTGGTGGCGCTGACTCACAGTTACGGCTGCGGCGTGGCGATTACCGCCACCGACGCCTACATCCCGATTCGCACCGTGCGCAATCTGGCGCGTAACCCGAACCTCGGTGGTGAAGCGTTGGTGATCAGTCTGGGCTGCGAGAAATTGCAGGCCGGGCAGGTGATGCATGAGGACGATGCGTCGGTGGATCTCAGCGATCCGTGGCTGTATCGCTTGCAGGATTCCAGTCACGGTTTTACCGAGATGATCGAGCAGATCATGGCGCTGGCCGAAGTCCGACTGAAGAAGCTCGACCAGCGCCGTCGCGAAACCGTGCCGGCATCCGAGCTGATCCTGGGTATGCAGTGCGGCGGCAGCGATGCGTTTTCCGGGATCACCGCCAACCCGGCGCTGGGCTACGCCTCGGACTTGCTGCTGCGCGCTGGGGCGACGGTGATGTTTTCCGAAGTCACCGAAGTGCGTGATGCGATTTATTTGCTGACTTCACGGGCCGAAAGCAAAACCGTTGCCGAGGAATTGGTGCGTGAGATGGACTGGTACGACCGTTACCTGGCCAAGGGTGAAGCGGATCGTAGCGCCAATACCACGCCGGGCAACAAGAAGGGCGGGTTGTCGAACATTGTCGAGAAGTCGCTGGGCTCTATCGTCAAATCGGGCAGCAGCGCGATCAATGGCGTGCTTGGCCCGGGTGAGCGTTTCAAGCAGAAGGGTTTGATTTTCTGTGCGACGCCGGCGAGTGACTTTGTCTGCGGGACATTGCAGTTGGCGGCGGGGATGAACCTGCATGTGTTCACTACCGGGCGTGGCACGCCATACGGTTTGGCGATGGCGCCGGTGGTGAAGGTTTCGACGCGTACGGAGCTGGCGCAGCGTTGGCCGGATCTGATCGACATCGACGCCGGGCGGATTGCTACCGGGCGCGCGACCATCGAGGAATTGGGTTGGGAGTTGTTTCACTACTATCTGGATGTTGCCAGCGGCAAACAGCAGACGTGGGCGGAGAAGCACAAGTTGCATAACGACATTACGTTGTTTAACCCGGCGCCGATTACCTGA
- a CDS encoding AEC family transporter — protein sequence MLAIFLETLNITAPVFAMLFLGVLLKRIDWINDNFIHTASSLVFNVTMPALLFLGILHADLHAALQPSLLIYFSLATLVSFALAWGWAIFKCPREDRGIYTQGAFRGNNGVIGLALAASMYGDYGISLGAILAALVILFYNTLSTIVLAVYSPVIKSDPWSICKSVFSNPLIISVIAAAPFAYFKIGLPGWLETSGQYLAQTTLPLALICIGGTLSLAALRKSGSMALSSSLVKMIGLPVLATLGAWLWGFRGAELGILFLYFGSPTAAASFVMARAAQGNHELAAAIIVMTTLMAAITTNIGIFILQWGGWI from the coding sequence ATGCTGGCAATTTTCCTCGAAACCCTGAACATCACTGCGCCGGTGTTTGCCATGCTGTTTCTCGGTGTGCTGCTCAAGCGCATCGACTGGATCAACGACAATTTCATCCACACCGCCTCCTCGCTGGTGTTCAACGTGACCATGCCGGCGCTGCTGTTCCTCGGCATTCTGCATGCCGACCTGCACGCCGCGTTGCAACCGTCCCTGCTGATCTACTTTTCCCTCGCCACGCTGGTGAGCTTTGCCCTGGCCTGGGGCTGGGCGATTTTCAAATGCCCGCGTGAAGATCGCGGCATCTACACCCAAGGCGCGTTTCGCGGCAATAACGGCGTGATCGGTCTGGCACTGGCGGCGAGCATGTACGGCGATTACGGGATTTCCCTCGGGGCGATTCTCGCGGCGCTGGTGATCCTGTTTTACAACACCCTGTCGACCATCGTGCTGGCGGTGTACAGCCCGGTGATCAAGTCCGATCCATGGAGCATCTGTAAAAGCGTGTTCAGCAATCCGTTGATCATCAGCGTGATTGCGGCGGCGCCGTTTGCCTATTTCAAAATCGGTTTGCCGGGATGGCTGGAGACCTCCGGGCAGTATCTGGCACAGACCACGTTGCCACTGGCGCTGATCTGCATCGGCGGCACGTTGTCGCTGGCGGCGCTGCGCAAGAGCGGTAGCATGGCGCTCAGTTCGAGTCTGGTGAAAATGATCGGTTTGCCGGTGCTGGCAACATTGGGCGCGTGGTTGTGGGGTTTTCGCGGGGCGGAACTGGGGATTCTGTTTTTGTACTTTGGCAGCCCGACGGCGGCGGCAAGTTTTGTCATGGCCCGGGCGGCGCAGGGTAATCATGAACTGGCGGCGGCGATTATCGTGATGACCACATTGATGGCGGCGATTACCACCAATATCGGAATTTTCATTTTGCAGTGGGGTGGGTGGATCTGA
- a CDS encoding carboxymuconolactone decarboxylase family protein produces the protein MTESKKSGVEVRRQVMGDAFVDRALGNATEFTQPLQDFVNEHAWGGVWNREGLPLKTRSLITLAALTALKCPQELKGHVRGALNNGCTVDEIREALLHCAVYAGVPAAIDAFRAAQEVIDTYQKPE, from the coding sequence ATGACCGAATCGAAGAAGTCCGGGGTTGAAGTCCGCCGCCAGGTAATGGGCGATGCATTTGTTGATCGCGCCTTGGGCAACGCCACCGAGTTCACCCAGCCGCTGCAGGATTTCGTCAATGAACATGCCTGGGGCGGCGTGTGGAATCGCGAAGGTCTGCCGCTGAAAACCCGCAGCCTGATCACCCTTGCCGCGCTGACCGCGTTGAAGTGCCCGCAAGAGTTGAAAGGCCATGTGCGCGGTGCGCTGAACAATGGCTGCACGGTGGACGAGATTCGTGAGGCGCTGCTGCATTGTGCGGTGTATGCCGGCGTGCCGGCGGCGATTGATGCGTTTCGGGCAGCGCAGGAAGTGATCGATACCTACCAGAAACCTGAGTGA
- a CDS encoding calcium/sodium antiporter has protein sequence MIELLAGLCLLIFGAELMVRAAVRLAARLHVRPLIIGLTIVALGSSAPQMAVSLQAALAHNPDIAVGSVVGSSIFNILVTLGLSALIIPLRVSRQLVRLDIPLMIGASLLVFVLAWNEELGRFDGILLLAALALYLGLLFRQSQHSARPHTEHAETAQTSWFGSALMIVVGLTMLVFAGHLLLNAAVVVATDLGFSERVIGLTVVAVGTSLPELATSLIAALRGQRDIAVGNVIGANLFNLLGVLGLTALIAPTPLSVSPNALDFDLPVMLGVAALCLPVFYSGYRVTRAEGLLLLGLYLVYGLHVVSFTTGMPLAGRLERLMLFYVLPTLLTFLLFTSIRAWRRQHHKRDVP, from the coding sequence GTGATCGAACTGCTCGCCGGCCTGTGCCTGCTGATCTTCGGCGCCGAACTGATGGTGCGCGCAGCGGTGCGCCTGGCAGCACGCCTGCATGTGCGACCGCTGATCATCGGCTTGACCATCGTCGCCCTCGGCAGCAGTGCGCCACAAATGGCCGTCAGCCTGCAGGCCGCATTGGCGCACAACCCCGACATCGCGGTTGGCAGCGTGGTCGGCAGCAGCATCTTCAACATCCTCGTCACCCTTGGCCTGTCGGCGCTGATCATTCCTCTGCGCGTTTCGCGGCAATTGGTGCGCCTCGATATTCCGCTGATGATCGGCGCCAGTCTGCTGGTGTTCGTATTGGCATGGAACGAAGAGCTTGGTCGCTTCGACGGCATCCTGCTGTTAGCTGCACTGGCCTTGTATCTCGGCTTGCTGTTTCGCCAGTCGCAGCACTCGGCACGACCGCACACGGAACACGCCGAAACCGCGCAAACCTCTTGGTTCGGCAGTGCGCTGATGATCGTGGTCGGCCTGACCATGCTGGTGTTCGCCGGCCATCTGCTGCTGAACGCTGCCGTTGTAGTGGCGACCGATCTAGGCTTTTCCGAGCGGGTCATCGGCCTGACCGTTGTCGCTGTCGGGACCTCTCTGCCGGAACTGGCGACGTCGTTGATCGCCGCATTGCGCGGGCAACGCGATATCGCCGTCGGCAACGTGATCGGCGCCAACCTGTTCAATCTGCTCGGGGTGCTCGGCCTGACCGCATTGATCGCGCCGACGCCGCTGTCGGTATCGCCGAACGCACTGGATTTCGACCTGCCGGTGATGCTCGGCGTCGCCGCACTGTGCCTGCCGGTGTTCTATTCCGGCTACCGCGTGACGCGCGCCGAAGGTTTGCTGTTGCTCGGTTTGTATCTGGTCTACGGACTGCACGTGGTGTCGTTCACCACCGGCATGCCGCTGGCCGGCAGGCTGGAGCGGCTGATGCTGTTTTATGTCTTGCCGACGCTGTTGACGTTTTTGCTGTTCACGTCGATCCGCGCCTGGCGCCGCCAACACCACAAGAGGGATGTGCCATGA
- a CDS encoding septal ring lytic transglycosylase RlpA family protein codes for MKRLLGACALLSLLAGCASTDIIDPHGYDQTGVASYYGAKHHGKRTASGEAFNQNSLTAAHRQLPFGTRVKVTNLKNDESVVVRINDRGPHTRGRLIDVSREAAEQLGMLRSGTARVRVQALDD; via the coding sequence ATGAAACGTCTGCTCGGCGCCTGCGCCCTGCTCTCTTTGCTGGCCGGCTGCGCCAGCACCGATATCATCGACCCGCACGGTTACGACCAGACCGGCGTCGCCTCTTATTACGGTGCCAAACACCACGGTAAACGCACCGCCAGTGGCGAAGCGTTCAACCAGAATTCCCTGACCGCCGCCCACCGCCAGCTCCCCTTCGGCACGCGGGTGAAGGTCACCAACCTGAAAAACGACGAATCTGTCGTGGTTCGCATCAACGACCGCGGCCCGCACACCCGTGGGCGCCTGATCGACGTGTCCCGCGAGGCCGCCGAACAACTCGGCATGCTGCGCAGCGGCACCGCGCGGGTTCGCGTGCAGGCCCTCGACGACTGA
- the gatB gene encoding Asp-tRNA(Asn)/Glu-tRNA(Gln) amidotransferase subunit GatB, translating to MQWEVVIGLEIHTQLTTRSKIFSGSSTTFGSEPNTQASLIDLGMPGVLPVLNQEAVRMAVMFGLAIDAEIGQHNVFARKNYFYPDLPKGYQISQMELPIVGKGHLDIALEDGTVKRVGITRAHLEEDAGKSLHEEFNGATGIDLNRAGTPLLEIVSEPDMRSAKEAVAYVKAIHALVRYLGICDGNMAEGSLRCDCNVSIRPKGQVEFGTRCEIKNVNSFRFIEKAINSEIQRQIELIEDGGKVIQQTRLYDPNKDETRPMRSKEEANDYRYFPDPDLLPVVIEESFLGEVRATLPELPPQKRERFQSQFGLSAYDANVLATSREQADYFEKVAAIGGDAKLAANWVMVELGSLLNKQGLDIDESPVSAELLGGMLQRIKDNTISGKIAKVVFEAMANGEGSADEIIEKRGLKQVTDSGAISAVLDEMLAANAEQVEQYRAADEAKRGKMFGFFVGQAMKASKGKANPQQVNELLKSKLEG from the coding sequence ATGCAATGGGAAGTCGTGATCGGGCTGGAGATTCACACTCAGCTCACTACCCGGTCGAAAATCTTTTCCGGTAGTTCCACCACATTCGGTTCCGAGCCGAACACCCAGGCCAGCCTGATTGACCTGGGCATGCCGGGCGTATTGCCGGTGCTGAACCAGGAAGCCGTGCGTATGGCGGTGATGTTCGGTCTGGCGATTGACGCCGAGATCGGTCAGCACAACGTGTTCGCCCGTAAAAACTACTTCTACCCGGACCTGCCGAAGGGCTACCAGATCAGCCAGATGGAATTGCCGATCGTCGGCAAGGGCCACCTGGACATCGCGCTGGAAGACGGCACCGTCAAACGTGTCGGCATTACCCGCGCGCATCTGGAAGAAGACGCCGGCAAGAGCCTGCACGAAGAATTCAACGGTGCCACCGGCATCGATCTGAACCGTGCCGGCACGCCGCTGCTGGAAATCGTTTCCGAGCCGGACATGCGCAGCGCCAAGGAAGCCGTGGCTTACGTCAAGGCGATCCACGCGTTGGTACGTTATCTGGGCATCTGCGACGGCAACATGGCCGAAGGCTCGCTGCGTTGCGACTGCAACGTGTCGATCCGTCCGAAAGGCCAGGTTGAGTTCGGCACGCGCTGCGAGATCAAGAACGTCAACTCGTTCCGTTTCATCGAGAAGGCGATCAACTCCGAGATCCAGCGTCAGATCGAGCTGATCGAAGACGGCGGCAAAGTCATCCAGCAGACCCGTCTGTACGATCCGAACAAGGACGAGACCCGTCCGATGCGTTCGAAAGAGGAAGCCAACGACTACCGTTACTTCCCCGATCCGGACCTGCTGCCGGTGGTCATCGAAGAGTCGTTCCTCGGCGAGGTGCGCGCCACCCTGCCGGAACTGCCACCGCAAAAACGCGAGCGCTTCCAGAGCCAGTTCGGTCTGTCGGCGTACGACGCCAACGTGCTGGCCACCAGCCGTGAGCAAGCCGACTACTTCGAGAAAGTCGCAGCCATCGGCGGCGACGCCAAACTGGCGGCGAACTGGGTGATGGTCGAGTTGGGCAGCCTGCTCAACAAGCAAGGCCTGGACATCGACGAGTCGCCGGTTTCCGCTGAGCTGTTGGGCGGTATGCTGCAGCGCATCAAGGACAACACCATCTCCGGCAAGATTGCCAAAGTGGTGTTCGAAGCGATGGCCAACGGCGAAGGCAGCGCAGACGAGATCATCGAAAAACGCGGCCTGAAGCAAGTGACCGACAGCGGCGCGATCTCGGCGGTGCTGGACGAAATGCTCGCGGCCAACGCCGAGCAGGTTGAACAGTATCGTGCGGCGGATGAAGCCAAACGCGGCAAGATGTTCGGCTTCTTTGTGGGTCAGGCGATGAAAGCGTCGAAAGGCAAAGCCAACCCGCAGCAAGTGAACGAACTGCTGAAAAGCAAGCTCGAAGGCTGA